A stretch of the Tannerella serpentiformis genome encodes the following:
- a CDS encoding HlyD family secretion protein, giving the protein MKRYFSLFPALALMCMAGGCKSEQTFDASGAFEAEETVVSSQSQGVILRLDVEEGAVIDSGAIVGCVDTTDLSLTREQLVARIEALTARRPETAVQLAALEEQLATAVRERERVAHLVAGDAATGKQLDDATAQVAVLQKQIAAQRSTLRTSTDGIDKEARALAVQVEQMDDRLRRCHIVNPTRGTVMTRYVRANEMTAPGQPLYRIADLSHMTLRVYITGDQLSQVRLGQRVNVFTDSGDRHKPMHRDEGVIFWISDRAEFTPKTIRTRDERADLVYAVKVRVQNPEGRYKMGMYGEITFQ; this is encoded by the coding sequence ATGAAGAGATATTTTTCCCTCTTCCCGGCCTTGGCTCTGATGTGCATGGCGGGAGGATGCAAGAGCGAACAAACGTTTGACGCTTCCGGCGCCTTTGAAGCTGAAGAAACGGTCGTCTCGTCCCAGTCGCAGGGCGTTATACTGCGTCTCGACGTGGAGGAAGGGGCTGTGATCGACAGTGGAGCGATCGTCGGTTGCGTGGATACGACTGACCTCTCCCTGACGAGGGAGCAACTCGTCGCCCGCATCGAGGCCCTGACGGCCAGAAGGCCCGAGACGGCTGTGCAGCTGGCTGCCCTGGAGGAACAACTGGCTACGGCCGTGCGCGAACGGGAGCGCGTGGCCCATTTAGTGGCCGGCGACGCCGCGACGGGCAAGCAACTGGACGATGCAACGGCACAAGTGGCCGTGCTTCAGAAGCAAATCGCCGCACAGAGGTCCACCCTGCGCACCTCGACCGACGGCATCGACAAAGAAGCCCGCGCCCTGGCCGTGCAAGTGGAGCAAATGGACGACCGACTGCGCCGGTGTCACATCGTGAACCCCACGCGTGGAACCGTGATGACCCGCTACGTCCGCGCCAACGAGATGACTGCACCTGGGCAACCCCTTTATCGCATCGCCGACCTCTCGCACATGACACTGCGCGTCTATATCACCGGCGATCAGCTCTCGCAAGTCCGATTGGGTCAGCGGGTGAACGTCTTTACCGACTCCGGTGATCGACATAAGCCGATGCATCGCGACGAGGGCGTCATCTTTTGGATTAGCGACCGCGCGGAATTTACGCCGAAGACCATCCGCACACGAGATGAGCGTGCCGATTTGGTGTACGCCGTCAAGGTACGTGTACAGAACCCCGAGGGGCGCTACAAGATGGGCATGTATGGCGAAATCACCTTCCAATAA
- a CDS encoding ABC transporter ATP-binding protein, whose product MDLIAAEGIEKRFGQLTALRDISLRVRRGELYGLIGPDGAGKTTFFRILTTLMPPDGGRATVDGLDIATDYRRIRAAVGYMPGRFSLYPDLTVKENLEFFATLFGTRLEDNYDLIRDIYVQIEPFRSRRAGRLSGGMKQKLALCCALIHRPRVLFLDEPTTGVDVVSRHEFWDMLSGLKRQGITMLVSTPYMDEAVRCDRIALIQSGRLLSIDTPQGIIENYPDALFEVRAENMRQLTDEIRKRCSPQSCFAFGRSLHVSFSRDDVEAPQRMRAALTAAGCTNLEIASITPSIEDCFIQQMR is encoded by the coding sequence ATGGACCTCATTGCAGCAGAAGGCATCGAAAAGCGCTTCGGGCAGCTGACGGCACTCCGAGACATCTCCCTCCGCGTCCGCCGCGGGGAGTTGTACGGACTGATTGGCCCCGACGGCGCGGGCAAGACGACCTTCTTTCGGATTTTAACGACCCTCATGCCTCCGGACGGCGGACGCGCCACGGTGGATGGCCTCGACATTGCCACGGATTACCGTCGCATCCGTGCGGCAGTCGGCTACATGCCCGGCCGCTTCTCACTCTATCCAGATTTAACCGTCAAAGAGAATCTGGAATTCTTTGCCACCCTGTTTGGGACACGTCTCGAAGACAATTACGACCTCATCCGCGACATTTATGTCCAGATCGAGCCGTTCCGCAGCCGACGCGCAGGCCGTTTATCTGGGGGCATGAAGCAAAAATTGGCCCTCTGTTGTGCATTGATCCACCGTCCGCGGGTGCTTTTTTTAGACGAACCGACGACGGGTGTCGATGTCGTTTCGCGACACGAGTTCTGGGACATGTTGAGCGGCCTCAAGCGGCAAGGGATCACGATGCTTGTTTCAACGCCTTACATGGACGAGGCTGTGCGCTGTGATCGCATCGCTTTGATCCAGTCCGGCCGGCTGCTGAGCATAGACACACCGCAAGGGATCATCGAAAATTATCCCGACGCCCTGTTCGAAGTACGAGCCGAGAACATGCGTCAGCTGACGGACGAGATCCGCAAGAGATGCAGTCCCCAAAGTTGCTTCGCCTTCGGGCGCTCGCTCCATGTATCCTTCAGCCGCGACGACGTCGAGGCCCCCCAGCGGATGAGAGCCGCCCTCACCGCCGCGGGCTGCACTAACCTCGAGATAGCGTCCATCACCCCCAGCATCGAAGACTGCTTTATCCAACAAATGAGATAG
- a CDS encoding ABC transporter ATP-binding protein, with product MTEERVIEVEKLTKRFGDFTAVDEITFHVRRGEIFGFLGANGAGKTTAMRMLCGLLSPTAGRAEVAGFDVYREADRIKHHIGYMSQRFSLYEDLTVAENIRLFGGIYGLSKRAIRERGEELISRLELQEEAHHRVGSLPLGWKQKLAFSVAVIHRPRIVFLDEPTGGVDPITRRRFWDLIIQAADAGITVFVTTHYMDEAEYCDRVSMMVDGRIEALDSPAALKRQFEASTMDEVFLQLARKATRGDD from the coding sequence ATGACAGAAGAACGAGTCATTGAAGTAGAGAAGCTCACGAAACGCTTCGGCGACTTCACCGCCGTAGATGAGATCACCTTCCACGTGCGCCGCGGAGAGATCTTTGGCTTTTTAGGGGCCAACGGCGCCGGAAAAACGACAGCCATGCGCATGCTATGCGGCCTGCTCAGCCCCACCGCGGGCCGCGCCGAGGTAGCAGGCTTCGACGTCTATCGCGAGGCCGACCGCATCAAACATCATATCGGCTACATGAGTCAGCGCTTCTCACTCTATGAAGATTTAACCGTCGCCGAAAACATCCGACTCTTTGGTGGCATCTATGGACTCTCCAAACGGGCCATCCGAGAGCGTGGCGAGGAACTCATAAGCCGTCTCGAGCTGCAAGAAGAGGCTCACCACCGGGTGGGATCCCTCCCCCTGGGCTGGAAACAGAAGCTCGCCTTCTCCGTAGCCGTCATCCATCGCCCGCGCATCGTCTTCCTCGACGAACCAACCGGTGGCGTCGACCCGATCACCCGCCGCCGCTTCTGGGACCTCATCATCCAGGCCGCCGACGCCGGCATCACCGTCTTTGTAACGACTCACTACATGGACGAAGCCGAGTATTGCGACCGTGTTTCTATGATGGTCGACGGCCGCATCGAGGCCCTCGACAGTCCAGCTGCCCTCAAGCGCCAATTTGAGGCTTCCACCATGGATGAAGTCTTCCTTCAGCTGGCCCGGAAGGCCACCCGCGGAGATGATTAG
- a CDS encoding ABC transporter permease, protein MSQFFIFVRKEFIQMFRDVRTLMILFGLPITLVVLLGFALTNEIKDARIVVCDYAHDTYSRQIVQLLAANPNFIVQESLMSHEEIDRAFRSGRVKLAVVFPAGFRDQLLHTRRAELQIVADASDPNTADLLTGYVESVVRGYASSLQSERAPTAPPLIDLNVRALYNPELRSAVNFVPGVIAFVLMMISVLMTSVSIVREKEFGTMEVLLVSPIAPMTLILSKLTPYLVLSLVNLAMILTLSATVLRVPIAGSLPLLIAESLLFILTALSLGLLISSSVRTQQDAILSSLIGLMVPTMIFTGFVFPIENMPLPLQLFANVVPSRWFYIIVKNVMIKGTGFAAVWRETLILATTTLVLLLAGYKKFNLRLS, encoded by the coding sequence ATGTCTCAGTTCTTTATTTTCGTTCGGAAGGAGTTCATTCAGATGTTTCGTGATGTGCGCACCTTGATGATTCTTTTCGGATTGCCCATCACTCTCGTTGTCTTGCTCGGTTTTGCACTGACGAACGAGATCAAAGACGCACGGATCGTTGTCTGCGACTACGCTCACGACACTTATTCCCGACAGATCGTCCAACTGCTCGCGGCGAACCCCAACTTTATTGTACAGGAGTCCCTCATGAGCCACGAAGAGATAGACCGAGCCTTTCGGAGTGGGCGCGTGAAGCTCGCCGTGGTCTTCCCAGCCGGATTTCGTGACCAACTGCTGCACACGCGGCGGGCGGAACTTCAAATTGTGGCCGATGCCTCCGACCCGAACACAGCTGATTTATTGACAGGGTACGTCGAGAGCGTCGTCCGCGGCTATGCCTCGAGCTTACAGTCCGAACGCGCCCCCACGGCGCCCCCTCTGATCGACCTCAATGTGCGCGCGCTGTACAATCCGGAGCTTCGTTCGGCCGTGAACTTCGTCCCCGGGGTGATTGCGTTCGTTCTGATGATGATTAGTGTGCTGATGACGTCCGTGTCGATCGTTCGTGAGAAGGAATTTGGCACCATGGAGGTCTTGCTGGTCTCTCCCATCGCCCCGATGACCCTCATCCTGTCCAAATTGACGCCTTACCTCGTCCTATCGCTCGTCAACCTGGCCATGATTCTCACCCTTAGCGCCACCGTGCTCCGTGTCCCCATCGCGGGAAGCCTTCCGCTGCTCATAGCAGAGAGTCTGCTGTTCATTTTGACGGCTCTCTCCCTCGGATTACTCATCTCCAGCTCCGTGCGCACCCAGCAAGACGCCATTTTATCCTCGCTCATCGGCCTCATGGTGCCTACGATGATCTTTACAGGCTTCGTCTTTCCGATCGAAAACATGCCTCTGCCCTTACAGCTCTTTGCCAACGTCGTGCCTTCGCGCTGGTTCTATATCATAGTCAAAAACGTGATGATCAAAGGCACTGGTTTCGCCGCCGTATGGCGTGAAACGCTCATCTTGGCCACTACTACACTCGTATTACTCCTCGCCGGCTACAAAAAATTCAATCTTCGACTCTCATGA
- a CDS encoding ABC transporter permease, with protein MRTLFFLLQKEFIQIFRNRALLLPIFLMPFIQLIVLPWAADYEIKHLDIAIVDADHSSTSRRLTEKLTASGYFRLTDFPATYDDAFPLIENDRADMILEIPRHFERDLSSGRGCQLFAAVNAINGVKASLGSAYLTRVVASFADDLRLEHRPEVSIASTPVIATSSLRRFNSAGNYRHFMVPAILTLLVTMISVYMCALNLVSEKESGTIEQMNVTPVGKFTFLLSKTIPFLAIGIFIFTVGLFAIARPLYGIIPVGNVALLYLYLFVYLTAMLGLGLLLSTSCETQQQVMFVTFFFMMIFILMSGLFTPVESMPAWARAIARANPVTYFMEVCRMIILKGSGWSDIRRHLMITIGFAILFHLSAFLNYRKTT; from the coding sequence ATGAGAACCCTCTTTTTCCTGCTTCAGAAGGAATTTATCCAGATCTTCCGCAATCGCGCGCTCCTCCTCCCCATCTTTTTGATGCCTTTCATCCAACTCATCGTCCTGCCCTGGGCCGCAGATTATGAGATCAAGCATCTCGACATCGCGATCGTAGATGCAGATCATTCGAGCACCTCTCGGCGCCTCACGGAGAAGCTCACAGCGTCAGGATACTTCCGCCTCACCGATTTTCCGGCCACCTACGACGATGCCTTCCCCCTCATCGAAAACGATCGGGCTGACATGATCCTCGAGATCCCCCGCCATTTCGAGCGCGACCTCTCCTCCGGTCGTGGATGCCAGCTCTTCGCCGCCGTGAACGCCATCAACGGCGTCAAAGCCAGTCTCGGCAGCGCCTATCTAACTCGTGTCGTCGCCTCTTTCGCCGACGATCTCCGGCTTGAGCACCGCCCCGAAGTAAGCATCGCCTCCACGCCCGTGATAGCCACCTCCTCCCTCCGCCGATTCAACTCCGCAGGCAATTATCGCCACTTCATGGTGCCAGCCATCCTCACCCTGCTCGTGACGATGATCTCCGTCTACATGTGTGCCCTCAATCTGGTCAGCGAGAAGGAATCCGGCACGATAGAGCAGATGAACGTCACCCCGGTAGGCAAGTTCACCTTCTTACTCTCCAAGACCATCCCCTTTCTGGCCATTGGTATCTTCATTTTTACCGTCGGACTTTTCGCCATTGCCCGCCCTCTCTACGGCATAATCCCCGTCGGCAACGTCGCCCTCCTATACCTTTATTTATTTGTCTACCTCACCGCCATGCTCGGCCTGGGCCTACTCCTTTCTACCTCTTGCGAGACCCAGCAACAGGTCATGTTCGTTACATTTTTCTTCATGATGATCTTCATTTTGATGAGCGGACTCTTTACCCCTGTCGAAAGTATGCCCGCTTGGGCACGCGCCATCGCACGAGCTAACCCCGTGACGTATTTCATGGAGGTCTGCCGAATGATTATCCTCAAAGGCAGCGGCTGGAGCGACATCCGCAGACATTTAATGATCACCATCGGCTTTGCCATCCTCTTCCATCTCTCTGCCTTCCTCAATTATCGCAAGACGACGTAA
- a CDS encoding type II toxin-antitoxin system RelE/ParE family toxin, with product MKRRQIQIYGDYFTDFFEKQNEQVRLKILKVLEIIETIDRIPETYLKHLRNGLFEIRIQLGSSIFRIFCFFDNGRLIILLGGFQKKTQKTPAKELERALRLMKIYHNEKENKQE from the coding sequence ATGAAGAGGAGACAGATACAGATCTATGGCGATTATTTCACTGACTTCTTCGAAAAACAGAACGAACAAGTCAGATTGAAGATATTGAAGGTGCTCGAGATTATCGAGACCATAGATCGTATCCCTGAAACTTATCTAAAGCACCTGCGTAACGGACTGTTTGAGATACGTATTCAACTTGGAAGCAGCATTTTCCGGATCTTTTGCTTCTTTGACAATGGCAGACTGATCATCCTCTTGGGTGGGTTCCAAAAGAAAACGCAAAAGACCCCCGCAAAAGAGCTGGAGCGCGCACTACGACTCATGAAGATCTATCATAACGAAAAGGAGAACAAACAAGAATGA
- a CDS encoding helix-turn-helix domain-containing protein gives MKLQTLDELKDRFYGPKGSEKRDQLDRELDVLRIGILIRNARKESKLTQAELAERIGKKRAFISRVENDGSNLTIATLLDIVEKGLGKKLSFDIQ, from the coding sequence ATGAAGTTGCAAACACTAGACGAATTGAAAGATAGGTTCTACGGCCCGAAAGGTTCCGAGAAACGTGATCAATTAGATCGTGAATTGGACGTTTTGAGGATAGGAATCCTGATTCGGAACGCCCGCAAGGAGTCTAAATTGACTCAAGCCGAGCTGGCTGAGCGCATTGGTAAGAAGCGAGCCTTCATTTCCCGTGTGGAAAACGATGGTTCTAACCTTACCATTGCCACTCTGCTGGATATTGTAGAAAAAGGATTGGGCAAAAAGCTCTCTTTCGATATTCAGTAA
- a CDS encoding aminotransferase class I/II-fold pyridoxal phosphate-dependent enzyme: MLHGHGDDLHTCGQTIRANFSSNIFATTDLSALQQHLSAHLAVIGHYPEPEPYALESLWADSLGLLPAEICVTNGATEAIYLTAQAFRGATSYIRQPTFSEYADACRMHGHSVRSLFTDDAIDDTPDLVWLCNPNNPTGEVRDRHTLLRLIDAHPSVCFVIDESYGAFTRQPLPTAAEMAERSNVIVIRSATKRHAVPGLRLGCLTAAAEMIDRIRVQRMPWSVNALAVEAGEFFLRENPPLQPPIDDLLAERDRLMAALADLKIADLWPTETHFFLVRLRMGTAAALKHYLIQEHGLLIRDASNFEGLDAAFVRIATQSRADNDLLIQTLSLWKHTYSS; this comes from the coding sequence ATGCTCCACGGCCACGGCGACGACCTACACACTTGCGGACAGACCATCCGCGCCAACTTCAGTTCGAACATCTTTGCTACAACCGACCTATCGGCGTTGCAGCAACACCTCTCGGCACACCTTGCCGTCATCGGCCACTACCCCGAACCCGAACCCTATGCGTTAGAGAGTCTCTGGGCCGACTCCCTCGGGCTACTCCCCGCAGAAATATGCGTCACCAACGGCGCCACCGAGGCCATCTATCTCACCGCACAGGCCTTCCGCGGTGCAACGAGCTACATCCGACAGCCGACCTTCAGCGAATACGCCGACGCCTGCCGCATGCACGGCCATAGCGTCCGCTCCCTCTTCACCGACGACGCCATCGATGACACGCCCGACCTCGTCTGGCTCTGCAATCCGAACAACCCGACGGGTGAGGTCCGCGACCGACACACATTGCTCCGACTCATCGACGCTCACCCCTCCGTCTGCTTCGTCATCGACGAGAGCTATGGTGCTTTCACCCGCCAACCGTTGCCAACCGCAGCAGAAATGGCCGAACGGAGCAACGTGATCGTCATCCGGTCGGCCACGAAACGTCACGCAGTCCCCGGTCTACGGCTTGGCTGCCTCACTGCAGCGGCCGAGATGATCGATCGAATCCGCGTGCAACGCATGCCGTGGTCGGTGAATGCGCTGGCCGTAGAAGCGGGGGAGTTCTTTCTCCGTGAGAATCCCCCTCTGCAACCGCCGATCGATGATCTTTTGGCCGAGCGAGACCGACTCATGGCCGCGCTGGCGGATCTCAAGATCGCCGACCTCTGGCCGACAGAAACGCACTTCTTCCTCGTCCGACTGCGTATGGGTACAGCCGCGGCGCTGAAGCATTATCTCATACAGGAGCACGGCTTGCTCATCCGTGATGCGTCCAACTTCGAAGGCCTCGATGCCGCCTTCGTGCGCATCGCCACACAAAGTCGTGCCGATAACGATCTACTGATACAAACATTATCCCTATGGAAGCATACTTACTCTTCTTAA
- the cbiB gene encoding adenosylcobinamide-phosphate synthase CbiB, producing the protein MEAYLLFLIPLIGGWLLDKLLGDPRWMPHPIVLFGRLIAWGDTWLNRGRHRTLKGGLLAVVLIVGTFAATWALIVAGYRYGGRWDIVVPTLLVWLGLAGRTLLHEVREVFYACSRSTNEGRRQVARIVGRDTSQLSAREVRAAALETLAENLSDGVVAPLFWYAFLGVPGMMAYKMINTLDSMIGYRNARYLRFGRIAARIDDVANYIPARLTAYLMLAVSGRRSLIPFVRRYGRCHKSPNSGYPEAALAGILDCRFGGTHTYFGQPVEKPYIGTNPRPLTMDDYRNSAFVAQRTEAMAVMLTAIAGIVYLFFIIP; encoded by the coding sequence ATGGAAGCATACTTACTCTTCTTAATCCCCCTCATTGGCGGATGGTTATTAGATAAACTATTGGGCGATCCGCGCTGGATGCCGCATCCCATCGTCCTCTTTGGGCGACTGATTGCGTGGGGCGACACATGGCTGAACCGCGGAAGACATCGCACGTTGAAAGGCGGTCTACTGGCAGTCGTGTTAATCGTCGGAACGTTCGCTGCCACATGGGCGCTAATCGTTGCCGGCTATCGCTACGGCGGACGCTGGGACATTGTGGTGCCGACGCTGCTTGTTTGGCTCGGTTTAGCGGGGCGGACATTGCTGCACGAGGTGCGCGAAGTGTTTTACGCTTGCAGCCGATCGACGAACGAAGGTCGGAGGCAGGTTGCCCGCATCGTAGGACGCGACACGAGTCAGCTCTCGGCCCGTGAAGTGCGTGCAGCTGCGCTCGAAACATTGGCCGAGAACCTCAGCGACGGTGTGGTTGCGCCCCTTTTTTGGTACGCCTTCCTCGGTGTGCCCGGCATGATGGCTTATAAGATGATCAACACGCTCGACTCGATGATTGGCTATCGCAACGCACGCTATCTCCGCTTCGGACGTATCGCTGCACGCATCGACGACGTGGCCAACTACATCCCCGCCCGATTGACTGCCTACCTCATGCTGGCCGTCAGCGGTCGGCGCTCACTCATTCCTTTTGTGCGACGCTATGGGCGTTGCCACAAGAGTCCGAACTCGGGCTATCCGGAGGCTGCACTGGCGGGCATTCTCGATTGCCGATTCGGCGGCACGCACACCTACTTCGGTCAACCTGTGGAAAAGCCTTACATCGGCACCAACCCCCGACCGCTGACGATGGACGACTATCGCAACTCGGCCTTCGTAGCCCAACGCACCGAGGCGATGGCCGTCATGCTGACTGCGATTGCCGGCATCGTCTACCTCTTCTTCATCATCCCGTAG
- a CDS encoding cobyric acid synthase, whose amino-acid sequence MHSPLRPIMLAGTGSDVGKSVIAAALCRIFLQDGYHPAPFKAQNMALNSFVTADGLELGRAQAVQAEAAGVPCHTDMNPLLLKPSGDSTSQVVLHGRPTGNQHASAYFRREGRAELEREVHAAFDRLAARYNPIVMEGAGSISELNLRDVDLVNLPMARYADASVLLVADIDRGGVFASVYGSIMLQTPEDRQRIRGVLINKFRGDMSLFGSGRRMIEELCGVPVVGVVPHFTDIYIEEEDSVTLRTKQREAVEGRINVAVVLLRHMSNFTDFDVLERDERVHLFYTNNTEELCKADIILLPGSKNTLDDLSDLRRNGAAGAIQRAYRDGAVVMGICGGYQMMGREVCDPDHVEGDIERLPGLGLLPVTTRLTKEKTTRQVSFRMVNDPRMCRGYEIHMGETRLEAGASDVLPLTEGDGVDTGWRVGERCMGSYIHGILDNAPAIDCLLRPVIGRIDTRRTFDYAAFKEEQYDRLADHVRRHVDMAQIYGMMKKR is encoded by the coding sequence ATGCATTCCCCCCTCCGTCCCATCATGCTCGCGGGTACGGGCAGCGACGTCGGCAAGAGCGTGATCGCCGCCGCACTCTGTCGCATCTTCCTCCAGGATGGCTACCATCCCGCACCCTTCAAGGCGCAAAACATGGCGCTGAACTCCTTCGTCACCGCCGACGGTCTCGAGCTGGGCCGCGCGCAGGCGGTGCAAGCCGAAGCCGCTGGCGTGCCCTGCCATACGGACATGAATCCGCTCCTGCTCAAGCCTTCGGGCGACAGCACCTCGCAGGTCGTCCTGCACGGTCGTCCGACGGGCAACCAACACGCCTCGGCCTACTTTCGACGCGAAGGCCGCGCCGAATTGGAGCGAGAGGTGCATGCCGCTTTCGACCGACTCGCTGCCCGTTACAACCCCATCGTCATGGAGGGTGCAGGCAGCATCTCTGAGCTGAATCTTCGCGATGTAGACCTCGTCAACCTCCCCATGGCGCGTTATGCTGACGCCTCCGTCTTGCTCGTGGCCGACATCGATCGGGGCGGCGTTTTTGCCTCCGTCTATGGCTCCATCATGCTCCAAACTCCGGAGGATCGACAGCGTATCCGCGGCGTACTCATCAACAAGTTCCGCGGCGATATGAGCCTCTTCGGCAGTGGTCGTCGGATGATCGAGGAGCTTTGTGGTGTGCCTGTCGTTGGCGTCGTGCCGCACTTCACCGATATATATATTGAGGAGGAGGACAGCGTCACGCTCCGCACCAAGCAGCGCGAGGCCGTCGAGGGGCGCATCAACGTAGCCGTTGTGCTGCTGCGCCACATGAGCAACTTCACGGACTTCGACGTCCTGGAGCGCGACGAGCGGGTGCACCTTTTTTACACCAACAACACCGAGGAGCTGTGCAAGGCGGACATCATCCTGCTGCCCGGCTCGAAGAACACGCTCGACGACCTCTCTGATCTGCGTCGCAACGGTGCGGCCGGAGCCATCCAGCGTGCCTACCGAGACGGCGCCGTGGTGATGGGCATCTGCGGCGGCTACCAAATGATGGGGCGCGAAGTCTGTGACCCGGATCACGTGGAGGGCGACATCGAGCGTCTGCCCGGCCTCGGGCTCCTGCCCGTCACCACCCGCCTAACAAAAGAAAAGACCACGCGGCAGGTCAGCTTCCGCATGGTCAATGATCCGCGTATGTGTCGCGGCTATGAGATTCATATGGGGGAAACGCGCCTCGAGGCTGGTGCATCGGATGTGCTTCCGCTGACTGAGGGTGATGGCGTCGATACGGGCTGGCGCGTGGGCGAGCGTTGCATGGGCTCATATATCCACGGCATACTCGACAACGCTCCGGCCATCGATTGCCTGCTGCGCCCCGTTATCGGCCGCATCGATACGCGTCGCACGTTCGATTACGCCGCCTTCAAAGAGGAGCAATACGACCGCCTGGCCGATCATGTGCGCCGTCACGTGGACATGGCGCAGATCTACGGGATGATGAAGAAGAGGTAG